The following proteins are co-located in the Microbacterium sp. SORGH_AS_0888 genome:
- a CDS encoding FdhF/YdeP family oxidoreductase translates to MATKAPKDDIDEAKLRVGHPKKVAVGVPAVMHALGIAYQQAGVVRSARALLRVNQKDGFDCPGCAWPETDHRHVAEFCENGAKAVAEETTLRTVGPEFFASHSLDELRTHDDWWLGQQGRLTQPMILDEGATHYRPASWDEALGEIADTLRGLDDPDQAIFYTSGRASNESAFLYQLLVRGLGTNNLPDCSNMCHESSGSALTETIGIGKGTVSIEDIHTAKLLIVAGQNPGTNHPRMLSALEKAKQNGATIIAVNPLPEAGLMRFENPQTVKGVLLGGTAIADRFVQIRLGGDQALFQAIGKHLLEVEERAGGVLDHAFIAAHTSGFEEYTSAMAAASWSELETATGLSEAEMREIAEAVRTSPATIVCWAMGLTQHKHSVPTLREVVNVLLLQGNIGRPGAGVCPVRGHSNVQGDRTVGIYEKPADAFLDAMDAEFSFSSPREHGYDVVAAIRAMDAGKARFFMALGGNFVSATPDTEIVERSRATLDLTVEVSTKLNRSHVVTGKRAIILPVLGRTDRDVRGGREQRITVEDSMGAVHSSRGRLTPPSDDLLSEVAIIARLCGLLFGESGSAPDASASHGGDVDRHQVERDPVEQASQVDPVGLAHPANVPHADWSALENDYALIRTHIQNVIPGFDDYERRIDKGRTFFLPNGPRDGRRFATTDGKAHFTANPLEYPHIPEGRLLLQTLRSHDQYNTTIYGKDDRYRGIHDGRRVVLLHADDIVELGFADGDVVDLVSEWTAPDGAVQERRAPAFRLVAYSTPRGNAAAYYPETNVLVPLESVADVSGTPTSKAVVVRLERAA, encoded by the coding sequence ATGGCGACGAAGGCACCGAAGGACGACATCGACGAGGCGAAGCTGCGCGTCGGGCACCCGAAGAAGGTCGCGGTGGGCGTCCCCGCGGTCATGCACGCCCTCGGGATCGCGTACCAGCAGGCCGGCGTCGTCCGCAGCGCGCGGGCCCTGCTGCGCGTCAACCAGAAGGACGGATTCGACTGCCCCGGATGCGCCTGGCCGGAGACCGACCACCGTCACGTCGCGGAGTTCTGCGAGAACGGCGCCAAGGCCGTCGCGGAGGAGACGACACTGCGCACGGTCGGCCCCGAGTTCTTCGCGTCCCATTCGCTCGACGAGCTGCGCACGCACGACGACTGGTGGCTCGGTCAGCAGGGGCGGCTCACGCAGCCGATGATCCTCGACGAGGGGGCCACGCACTATCGTCCCGCCTCCTGGGACGAGGCGCTCGGCGAGATCGCCGACACCCTGCGCGGTCTCGACGACCCGGACCAGGCGATCTTCTACACCTCCGGACGCGCCTCGAACGAGTCGGCCTTCCTCTATCAGCTGCTCGTGCGGGGCCTCGGCACCAACAACCTGCCGGACTGCTCGAACATGTGCCACGAGTCGAGCGGCTCCGCGCTCACCGAGACGATCGGGATCGGCAAGGGGACGGTCTCGATCGAGGACATCCACACCGCGAAGCTCCTGATCGTCGCCGGCCAGAACCCCGGGACCAACCATCCGCGGATGCTGAGCGCGCTCGAGAAGGCCAAGCAGAACGGCGCGACGATCATCGCCGTGAACCCGCTGCCGGAGGCCGGGCTCATGCGCTTCGAGAACCCGCAGACGGTCAAGGGGGTGCTGCTGGGCGGCACCGCCATCGCCGACCGCTTCGTGCAGATCCGTCTCGGCGGCGACCAGGCGCTGTTCCAGGCGATCGGCAAGCACCTCCTCGAGGTCGAGGAGCGCGCGGGCGGCGTGCTCGACCACGCGTTCATCGCCGCGCACACGAGCGGCTTCGAGGAGTACACGAGCGCGATGGCCGCGGCATCCTGGTCGGAGCTCGAGACGGCCACGGGGCTGTCCGAGGCCGAGATGCGGGAGATCGCGGAGGCCGTGCGCACCTCTCCGGCCACGATCGTCTGCTGGGCGATGGGGCTCACGCAGCACAAGCACTCCGTGCCCACGCTGCGCGAGGTGGTCAACGTTCTGCTGCTCCAGGGCAACATCGGGCGGCCCGGAGCGGGCGTGTGCCCGGTGCGCGGGCACTCGAACGTGCAGGGCGACCGCACGGTCGGCATCTATGAGAAGCCTGCCGACGCTTTCCTCGACGCGATGGACGCCGAGTTCTCGTTCTCCTCGCCGCGTGAGCACGGCTACGACGTGGTCGCCGCGATCCGGGCGATGGATGCCGGCAAGGCCCGTTTCTTCATGGCTCTGGGCGGCAACTTCGTCTCCGCGACCCCCGACACCGAGATCGTCGAGCGCTCCCGCGCGACCCTCGACCTCACCGTCGAGGTCTCGACCAAGCTCAACCGTTCCCATGTCGTCACCGGCAAGCGCGCGATCATCCTCCCGGTCCTCGGGCGCACCGACCGCGACGTGCGCGGCGGACGCGAGCAGCGCATCACCGTCGAGGACTCCATGGGGGCGGTCCACTCGTCACGGGGCCGGCTCACGCCGCCCTCCGACGATCTGCTGAGCGAGGTCGCGATCATCGCGCGGCTGTGCGGGCTGCTGTTCGGCGAGAGCGGCTCGGCTCCGGATGCCTCGGCCTCCCATGGTGGGGATGTCGATCGCCACCAGGTCGAGCGCGATCCGGTCGAGCAGGCCTCGCAGGTCGATCCGGTCGGCCTCGCGCACCCGGCGAACGTGCCGCATGCCGACTGGTCGGCGTTGGAGAACGACTACGCGCTCATCCGCACGCACATCCAGAACGTCATCCCGGGGTTCGACGACTACGAGCGCCGGATCGACAAGGGCCGCACGTTCTTCCTGCCCAACGGGCCGCGCGACGGACGACGCTTCGCGACGACGGACGGCAAGGCGCACTTCACCGCCAACCCGCTCGAGTACCCGCACATCCCCGAGGGCCGTCTGCTGCTGCAGACGCTGCGCTCGCACGATCAGTACAACACCACGATCTACGGCAAGGACGACCGCTACCGCGGCATCCACGACGGCCGCCGCGTGGTGCTCCTCCACGCCGACGACATCGTCGAGCTCGGCTTCGCCGACGGCGACGTCGTCGATCTCGTCTCGGAGTGGACGGCGCCGGACGGCGCGGTGCAGGAGCGCCGGGCGCCGGCCTTCCGGCTCGTCGCGTACTCGACGCCGCGGGGCAACGCCGCCGCCTACTACCCCGAGACGAACGTGCTGGTGCCGCTCGAGTCGGTGGCGGACGTCTCGGGCACACCGACCTCGAAGGCGGTCGTCGTCCGTCTGGAGCGGGCGGCCTAG
- a CDS encoding SDR family oxidoreductase — translation MRARPREDGEPPRALVLGATGYIGGRLTPRLVHAGYRVRVLARDAARVTGLPWGDQVEIVEGSADDADAVGLAMRDVDVVFHLIHSMGAGAGFEETDLRVARTVAEGAAAASVSRIVYLGGLHPEHVTLSPHLRSRVEVGEVFLRSGVPTLVLQAGVVIGSGSASFEMVRHLTEVLPYMPAPRWVRNRIQPIAVRDVLWYLMGAARVAPEVNRAVDIGGPDVLRYGQMMNGYALEAGLRQRAIAALPVLTPRLASLWVGLVTPVPVPIARPLIASLENECIVKDRSVDALIPPPATGLTPYRRAVSLALGRVEADDVETSWQDAEVGGAPSDPLPSDPDWAGRTVFTDVRTARTTASPERLWAVIEGIGGRNGWYSSPVLWALRGWMDRVAGGVGLARGRRRRSRVAVGDVIDFWRVERVEPGHLLRLRAEMKVPGLAWLDLVCEPAPAGETGACYRQRAVFFPSGLAGRLYWLGVLPFHGFIFRGMANRITAAAEA, via the coding sequence CTGCGGGCCCGCCCGCGCGAGGACGGTGAGCCGCCGCGGGCGCTCGTGCTGGGCGCGACGGGCTACATCGGCGGACGCCTCACGCCGCGGCTCGTCCACGCCGGCTACCGCGTGCGGGTGCTCGCTCGCGATGCGGCGCGCGTGACGGGCCTTCCCTGGGGCGACCAGGTCGAGATCGTCGAAGGCTCCGCGGACGATGCGGATGCGGTGGGCCTCGCGATGCGCGACGTCGACGTGGTGTTCCACCTCATCCACTCGATGGGCGCGGGCGCCGGCTTCGAGGAGACCGACCTGCGCGTGGCGCGCACCGTCGCCGAGGGGGCGGCGGCCGCATCCGTGTCCCGGATCGTGTACCTCGGCGGGCTTCACCCCGAGCACGTGACGCTGTCGCCGCATCTGCGCTCGCGCGTCGAGGTCGGCGAGGTGTTCCTGCGCTCGGGCGTGCCGACCCTCGTGCTGCAGGCGGGCGTCGTCATCGGATCCGGCTCGGCCTCGTTCGAGATGGTGCGTCACCTGACCGAGGTGCTGCCGTACATGCCGGCGCCGCGGTGGGTGCGCAACCGCATCCAGCCGATCGCCGTCCGCGACGTGCTCTGGTACCTCATGGGGGCCGCCCGCGTCGCGCCCGAGGTGAATCGTGCGGTCGACATCGGCGGCCCCGACGTTCTCCGCTACGGCCAGATGATGAACGGCTATGCCCTCGAGGCGGGGCTGCGGCAGCGCGCGATCGCGGCGCTTCCCGTCCTGACGCCCCGGCTGGCGTCGCTGTGGGTGGGGCTCGTGACGCCGGTCCCGGTGCCGATCGCGCGCCCGCTCATCGCCTCACTCGAGAACGAGTGCATCGTCAAGGACCGCTCCGTGGACGCGTTGATCCCGCCGCCGGCGACGGGCCTGACCCCGTACCGCCGCGCCGTCAGCCTCGCGCTCGGTCGCGTCGAGGCCGACGATGTGGAGACCAGCTGGCAGGATGCCGAGGTCGGCGGTGCGCCCTCGGACCCGCTGCCGAGCGACCCGGACTGGGCCGGGCGCACCGTGTTCACCGATGTGCGGACGGCGCGCACGACCGCGTCGCCGGAACGACTGTGGGCGGTCATCGAGGGCATCGGAGGACGTAACGGCTGGTACTCCTCTCCCGTGCTGTGGGCGCTGCGCGGGTGGATGGACCGCGTGGCCGGGGGAGTGGGGCTCGCCCGTGGCCGGCGCCGTCGTTCGCGCGTGGCGGTGGGAGACGTGATCGACTTCTGGCGGGTGGAGCGCGTCGAGCCGGGGCATCTGCTGCGCCTGCGTGCGGAGATGAAGGTGCCCGGCCTGGCCTGGCTCGATCTGGTCTGCGAACCCGCACCGGCGGGGGAGACCGGAGCCTGCTACCGGCAACGCGCCGTGTTCTTCCCGAGCGGGTTGGCGGGGCGGCTGTACTGGCTCGGCGTGCTGCCGTTCCACGGCTTCATCTTCCGCGGGATGGCCAACCGGATCACGGCGGCCGCCGAGGCGTGA
- a CDS encoding molybdenum cofactor biosynthesis protein B translates to MPAIARVITVSDRSAAGQREDTSGPVAVAALREAGFDCADPVIVPDGASSVERAIRTAMADGIRLIVTSGGTGLSPRDETPEGTGRVLDREIPGIAEELRRVGLADTAASMLSRGRAGIAGDALVVNLPGSPRAVASGMPVVLSVAAHVLGQVEGADHR, encoded by the coding sequence GTGCCCGCTATCGCCCGTGTCATCACCGTGTCCGACCGCTCCGCGGCCGGACAGCGAGAGGACACGAGCGGCCCCGTCGCGGTCGCGGCGCTTCGTGAGGCGGGATTCGACTGCGCGGATCCGGTGATCGTGCCGGACGGTGCGAGCTCGGTCGAGCGCGCGATCCGGACCGCTATGGCCGACGGCATACGCCTGATCGTGACGTCCGGCGGCACGGGACTCTCGCCCCGTGACGAGACGCCCGAGGGCACGGGCCGGGTGCTCGATCGTGAGATACCCGGGATCGCCGAGGAGCTGCGCCGAGTCGGCCTCGCCGACACGGCGGCGTCGATGCTTTCGCGCGGCCGTGCGGGCATCGCCGGGGACGCGCTCGTGGTCAACCTTCCCGGCTCTCCGCGCGCGGTGGCCTCCGGGATGCCGGTCGTCCTGTCCGTCGCCGCCCACGTGCTGGGCCAGGTCGAGGGAGCCGATCACCGATGA
- a CDS encoding molybdenum cofactor biosynthesis protein MoaE yields MTVTIARISESALDLDAHLLAVEEPWVGAVTSFAGRVRVEDPDAQTPVVALEYSAHPDAEAALRRIAADAIGDRRALVAVSHRVGRLVVGDLAVVIAVASAHRDDAFVVCRTVIEQIKRELPVWKKQWTADGESLWKGIGG; encoded by the coding sequence ATGACCGTGACGATCGCGCGGATCTCGGAGTCCGCGCTCGACCTCGACGCCCACCTCCTCGCCGTGGAGGAGCCATGGGTGGGAGCGGTGACGAGCTTCGCCGGCCGCGTACGCGTGGAGGACCCCGATGCGCAGACCCCGGTCGTGGCGTTGGAGTACTCGGCGCACCCGGACGCCGAAGCCGCTCTCCGGCGCATCGCGGCGGACGCGATCGGAGATCGTCGGGCACTCGTGGCCGTGAGCCATCGTGTCGGCCGGCTCGTCGTCGGCGACCTCGCGGTCGTCATCGCCGTGGCCTCGGCGCACCGTGACGATGCGTTCGTCGTCTGCCGCACCGTGATCGAGCAGATCAAGCGCGAGCTGCCGGTATGGAAGAAGCAGTGGACCGCCGACGGCGAGTCGCTGTGGAAGGGGATCGGCGGCTGA
- a CDS encoding MoaD/ThiS family protein produces the protein MARVRYFAAAEEMAGLASEERSEQTLGELRAALATERSGLGGILPRCAVLVDGSRSDDDAPLSPTTVVDVLPPFAGG, from the coding sequence ATGGCCCGGGTGCGGTACTTCGCCGCGGCGGAGGAGATGGCAGGCCTCGCCTCTGAGGAACGGAGCGAGCAGACCCTCGGCGAGCTGCGGGCGGCTCTCGCCACGGAACGGTCGGGGCTCGGCGGCATCCTCCCCCGCTGCGCCGTGCTGGTCGACGGCTCACGATCGGACGACGACGCGCCTCTCTCGCCGACGACCGTCGTCGACGTGCTCCCACCGTTCGCAGGCGGATAG
- a CDS encoding DUF6457 domain-containing protein, translating to MSTHLPPEALDAWAAALRDRLGLGEEDLPIALILDLAADVARGVARPAAPFSAFAAGLAAGRAGGAPEQVRETVAAISALAAEWEA from the coding sequence ATGAGCACGCACCTGCCCCCCGAGGCGCTTGACGCCTGGGCCGCCGCACTGCGCGACCGGCTCGGCCTCGGCGAGGAGGATCTGCCGATCGCGCTGATCCTCGACCTGGCAGCCGACGTCGCCCGCGGCGTCGCGCGTCCCGCGGCGCCTTTCAGCGCCTTCGCCGCCGGTCTCGCGGCCGGCCGTGCGGGCGGCGCCCCGGAGCAGGTGCGCGAGACCGTCGCGGCCATCTCCGCGCTGGCGGCGGAGTGGGAAGCCTGA
- a CDS encoding molybdenum cofactor guanylyltransferase, with product MILTAILLAGGRASRLGGASKPQLEVGGRSLLQRAVSAVEEAGATAVIVAGPEAGPALPVTWVREDPPFTGPAAAIVAAMAHVPADSDWTLVLACDLVNPDAAVRRLATDIALLPEVTDGMCLGDAGSRPQWLTGAYRTAALRRATASVADAGRDLPVRALIDDLAVAVVRVDDDVVADVDTWEDLERAREKENT from the coding sequence ATGATCCTCACCGCGATCCTCCTCGCCGGCGGTCGCGCGAGCCGCCTGGGCGGCGCGTCCAAGCCGCAGCTCGAGGTCGGCGGCCGCTCGCTGCTGCAACGTGCGGTGTCGGCGGTCGAGGAGGCGGGCGCGACCGCCGTCATCGTGGCAGGTCCCGAGGCGGGGCCCGCGCTGCCCGTCACCTGGGTACGCGAGGACCCCCCGTTCACGGGGCCCGCGGCCGCGATCGTCGCCGCCATGGCGCACGTCCCGGCCGACTCCGACTGGACGCTCGTGCTGGCGTGCGACCTCGTGAACCCCGACGCCGCCGTGCGGCGCCTGGCGACCGACATCGCGCTGCTCCCCGAGGTCACGGACGGGATGTGTCTGGGCGACGCGGGCTCGCGACCTCAGTGGCTCACCGGCGCGTACCGCACCGCGGCCCTGCGCCGCGCAACGGCATCCGTCGCAGATGCGGGCCGCGACCTCCCGGTCCGAGCGCTGATCGACGACCTGGCGGTCGCGGTCGTGCGCGTGGACGACGACGTGGTCGCCGACGTGGACACGTGGGAGGATCTCGAACGAGCTCGCGAGAAGGAGAACACATGA
- the moaC gene encoding cyclic pyranopterin monophosphate synthase MoaC has product MSFTHLDAAGHARMVDVTEKQPTVRSATAAGFVRCAPAVIAALREGTAPKGDVLAVARISGIQAAKRVPDLLPLAHVIGVHGAVVDLEVTDDGVEIEATVRTADRTGVEMEALTAVAVAGLAVVDMVKGMDKGTEIERVRLVRKTGGKSGDWTRPDES; this is encoded by the coding sequence ATGAGCTTCACCCACCTGGATGCCGCCGGCCACGCCCGCATGGTCGACGTGACCGAGAAGCAGCCCACCGTGCGGTCGGCGACCGCCGCGGGCTTCGTGCGCTGCGCGCCCGCCGTGATCGCGGCCCTGCGCGAGGGAACGGCGCCCAAGGGCGACGTGCTCGCCGTCGCCCGCATCAGCGGCATCCAGGCGGCCAAACGCGTGCCCGATCTCCTCCCCCTCGCACACGTCATCGGCGTCCACGGCGCCGTCGTCGACCTCGAGGTCACCGACGACGGGGTCGAGATCGAGGCGACCGTGCGCACGGCCGACCGCACCGGGGTCGAGATGGAGGCGCTCACGGCCGTCGCGGTCGCGGGGCTCGCCGTCGTCGACATGGTGAAGGGCATGGACAAGGGCACGGAGATCGAGAGGGTCCGCCTCGTCCGCAAGACCGGCGGGAAGAGCGGCGACTGGACCCGGCCCGACGAGTCCTGA
- the glp gene encoding gephyrin-like molybdotransferase Glp, producing MSPLATVEDHLAHVLDAVRPLPAETVDTADARGRVLVEPAHAAIDLPPFDNSAMDGFAVRAADVAGATLAAPVRLTVAGDLPAGTAEDPPLSPGQAIRIMTGAPMPAMADAIVPFEDTLGGLADSLGEIAVTAAPVVGAHRRRRGEDTRRGDAVLAAGVRLGPLQLGALAAAGVARLTVSQRPRVVVVATGSELVPLGEPLRRGQIPESNGTMLAALAAEAGAFVVRRESVDDEGSALASLLAEVTTGEDAADAVVFSGGVSAGAYEVVRTTVSQMRFGGVAMQPGKPQGFGVAGRTLLFGLPGNPVSSAVSFEVFVRPALLAMQGATELRRRRLRLPAGAGWRTPPGRRQYLPIVIDRTDPAAWKAVPASSGGSHLAGRLGGAEAYAIVPAEVTAVSAGDLVDVMLLD from the coding sequence ATGAGCCCGCTGGCGACGGTGGAGGACCATCTCGCGCACGTCCTCGATGCGGTGCGACCGCTGCCCGCCGAGACGGTCGACACGGCGGACGCGCGGGGGCGCGTGCTCGTGGAACCCGCGCACGCCGCGATCGACCTGCCGCCCTTCGACAACTCCGCCATGGACGGCTTCGCCGTCCGGGCCGCCGATGTCGCCGGTGCGACCCTCGCCGCCCCCGTGCGGCTGACGGTCGCGGGGGACCTCCCCGCCGGCACGGCGGAGGACCCGCCCCTGTCCCCCGGCCAGGCCATCCGCATCATGACGGGCGCGCCGATGCCGGCCATGGCGGACGCGATCGTCCCCTTCGAGGACACGCTCGGCGGACTGGCCGACTCGCTCGGCGAGATCGCCGTCACGGCCGCGCCGGTCGTCGGTGCTCACCGGCGTCGCCGCGGCGAGGACACGCGCCGCGGCGACGCCGTGCTGGCAGCGGGGGTGCGGCTCGGCCCGCTGCAGCTGGGGGCGCTCGCGGCGGCCGGGGTCGCCCGTCTGACGGTCTCGCAGCGCCCGCGTGTCGTCGTGGTCGCGACCGGCAGCGAGCTCGTGCCGCTCGGCGAGCCGCTGCGACGCGGTCAGATCCCGGAGTCGAACGGCACGATGCTCGCGGCCCTCGCGGCCGAGGCCGGCGCCTTCGTCGTGCGCCGGGAGAGCGTCGACGACGAGGGCAGTGCCCTCGCCTCGCTGCTCGCCGAGGTCACGACGGGCGAGGACGCCGCCGACGCGGTCGTCTTCAGCGGCGGCGTGAGCGCCGGCGCCTACGAGGTCGTGCGCACCACGGTGTCGCAGATGCGCTTCGGCGGCGTCGCGATGCAGCCCGGCAAGCCGCAGGGCTTCGGGGTCGCGGGCCGCACGCTCCTGTTCGGACTGCCGGGCAACCCCGTCAGCTCAGCGGTGTCGTTCGAGGTGTTCGTGCGCCCCGCCCTGCTGGCGATGCAGGGGGCGACGGAGCTCCGCCGCCGGCGACTGCGCCTTCCCGCAGGGGCCGGGTGGCGCACGCCGCCCGGCCGTCGCCAGTACCTCCCCATCGTGATCGACCGGACGGACCCCGCCGCGTGGAAGGCGGTCCCGGCGTCCTCCGGCGGCTCGCACCTCGCCGGCCGGCTCGGCGGTGCGGAGGCGTACGCGATCGTGCCCGCCGAGGTCACCGCCGTCTCCGCCGGCGATCTCGTCGACGTCATGCTCCTCGATTGA
- a CDS encoding ThiF family adenylyltransferase: MPLSLPPLVAPVASLSDAERARTLRHAALRGFGELAQRRLAAAHVAIVGAGGLGSPAVLALAAAGVGTLTVIDDDEVDVTNLQRQVLHRMSDVGAPKTDSAVRVAADLSPETRVQAVRRRIDADCADELLAPADLVLDGSDTFATRAVVAAACERLGVPLVWGVVQEFHAQVTVFWSRPPAGHVPVVLSDLHPPEAAGEAPSCAEVGVLGALTLQVGSIMATEAIKLLTGVGEPLLGRVLLIDALRARHTEVPLRPATATAAVPSERPGIPLVTAEEMLAAQSAEGAMLLDVREPWETATGTVEGSMLVPLAELLRDPDQIEASRPVVVICAKGMRALTAAQALRERGVEARVLAGGLSAWA; encoded by the coding sequence ATGCCCCTGTCGCTGCCGCCGCTCGTCGCGCCCGTGGCGTCCCTCAGTGACGCCGAACGAGCGCGCACGCTACGCCACGCCGCCCTGCGCGGCTTCGGCGAGCTCGCGCAACGCCGACTCGCCGCGGCTCACGTCGCGATCGTCGGCGCGGGCGGCCTCGGCTCCCCCGCCGTCCTCGCGCTGGCGGCGGCCGGGGTCGGCACCCTCACCGTGATCGACGACGACGAGGTCGATGTCACGAACCTCCAGCGGCAGGTCCTGCACCGGATGTCGGACGTCGGGGCGCCGAAGACCGACTCCGCCGTGCGCGTGGCCGCCGATCTCAGCCCCGAGACCCGCGTGCAGGCCGTGCGGCGCCGGATCGACGCGGATTGCGCCGATGAGCTGCTCGCCCCGGCGGACCTCGTGCTCGACGGCTCGGACACCTTCGCGACCCGCGCCGTCGTCGCCGCGGCCTGCGAGCGCCTGGGCGTCCCGCTCGTGTGGGGCGTCGTGCAGGAGTTCCATGCGCAGGTGACGGTGTTCTGGTCCCGCCCGCCCGCCGGACACGTGCCGGTCGTCCTGTCCGACCTCCATCCGCCGGAGGCGGCGGGCGAGGCGCCGAGCTGCGCCGAGGTGGGCGTCCTCGGCGCCCTGACCCTGCAGGTCGGCTCGATCATGGCGACCGAGGCGATCAAGCTCCTGACCGGCGTCGGCGAGCCGCTGCTCGGCCGCGTGCTGCTCATCGACGCGCTCCGCGCCCGCCACACCGAGGTGCCGCTGCGTCCCGCCACAGCCACCGCCGCCGTTCCGTCCGAGCGCCCCGGCATCCCCCTCGTCACCGCCGAGGAGATGCTCGCGGCCCAGTCCGCGGAGGGCGCGATGCTGCTCGACGTGCGCGAGCCGTGGGAGACGGCGACGGGCACGGTCGAGGGGTCGATGCTCGTCCCGCTCGCGGAGCTCCTCCGAGACCCGGACCAGATCGAGGCGTCCCGTCCCGTCGTGGTGATCTGCGCGAAGGGGATGCGGGCGCTCACCGCGGCGCAGGCCCTGCGCGAGCGCGGGGTCGAGGCGCGCGTGCTGGCCGGAGGGCTCTCCGCATGGGCATGA
- a CDS encoding molybdopterin-binding protein, whose protein sequence is MTSYRIADAARLLGVSDDTVRRWIDQGVLSTNGSSPVEIPGADLAARAVELAHAAADPTDVLSSARNRFTGLVTRVQIDGVMAQVDLQSGPHRVVSLMSAEAVRDLALEPGSLAVAVVKATTVVVETPKG, encoded by the coding sequence ATGACGAGCTATCGCATCGCTGACGCCGCCCGCCTGCTCGGCGTCAGCGATGACACGGTACGTCGCTGGATCGATCAGGGCGTGCTGTCGACGAACGGCTCGAGTCCCGTCGAGATCCCCGGAGCCGACCTGGCAGCCCGGGCCGTCGAGCTCGCCCACGCGGCCGCGGACCCCACGGACGTGCTCTCCAGCGCCCGCAACAGGTTCACCGGGCTCGTGACACGCGTGCAGATCGACGGCGTCATGGCCCAGGTCGACCTCCAGTCGGGTCCGCACCGCGTCGTCTCGCTCATGTCGGCCGAGGCGGTCCGCGACCTCGCGCTCGAACCCGGTTCGCTCGCCGTCGCCGTCGTGAAAGCCACCACTGTCGTCGTCGAGACCCCGAAAGGCTGA
- the modA gene encoding molybdate ABC transporter substrate-binding protein: MSRRTPSRLLAALAGALAALVALSGCAAGSAAPAPAPALSASGEALTGRLTVYAAASLKTGFDEIAKAFVQDNPGVDIEPISYDGSSTLATQIIGGASVDVFASADEANMAKVTGAGLAQDPQPFATNTLVIAVPKANPAGITTLADLAKPGVKVVLCANGVPCGTAAQKLLSNAGLAVTPASSEQNVTAVLTKVAAGEADAGLVYATDVIGRKDVSSIVPDGAAGVVNTYPIVALNGAPDAAVAKAFVAYVVGENGQAILSELGFGKP, from the coding sequence GTGTCCAGACGCACCCCATCCCGTCTCCTCGCCGCGCTCGCCGGCGCCCTTGCCGCCCTCGTCGCTCTGAGCGGCTGCGCGGCAGGGAGTGCCGCGCCGGCTCCGGCGCCCGCGCTCTCCGCCAGCGGTGAGGCGCTCACCGGCAGGCTCACGGTGTACGCGGCGGCATCCCTCAAGACGGGGTTCGACGAGATCGCGAAGGCGTTCGTGCAGGACAACCCGGGCGTCGATATCGAGCCGATCTCGTACGACGGGTCCTCGACACTCGCGACGCAGATCATCGGCGGCGCGTCGGTGGACGTGTTCGCGTCGGCCGACGAGGCGAACATGGCCAAGGTCACCGGTGCCGGGCTCGCGCAGGACCCGCAGCCGTTCGCCACGAACACCCTCGTGATCGCGGTGCCGAAGGCGAACCCCGCCGGCATCACGACGCTCGCCGATCTGGCCAAGCCCGGAGTGAAGGTCGTGCTCTGCGCGAACGGCGTGCCGTGCGGCACGGCGGCGCAGAAGCTCCTGTCGAACGCCGGGCTCGCCGTCACCCCCGCCAGCAGCGAGCAGAACGTCACGGCCGTGCTCACGAAGGTCGCCGCCGGAGAGGCGGACGCGGGGCTCGTGTACGCGACGGATGTGATCGGTCGGAAGGATGTCTCCTCCATCGTCCCCGACGGTGCGGCCGGTGTCGTCAACACCTATCCGATCGTCGCCCTGAACGGTGCGCCCGACGCCGCCGTGGCGAAGGCGTTCGTCGCCTACGTCGTGGGCGAGAACGGGCAGGCGATCCTCTCCGAGCTGGGCTTCGGAAAGCCCTGA